One part of the Cyprinus carpio isolate SPL01 chromosome A25, ASM1834038v1, whole genome shotgun sequence genome encodes these proteins:
- the LOC109051588 gene encoding receptor-type tyrosine-protein phosphatase eta-like, whose translation LACKGPLPVTVNAFWRMVWEKNVYTIVMLTKCNELGQVKCEKYWPSNTKHYHNISVTTTSEIELESWTIREFRIKNVKTAESRYIRQFHFMAWPDHGVPQTTDILIDFRHLVRGNMEQYSCHSPTVVHSSAGVGKTGTFIAIDHLIFQIEKDSMVDIYGIVNDMRMHRPLMVQTEKQYVYLHQCAYDIILSRTGTNVDLIYQNVAALSIYQNINYQRL comes from the exons ttagcatGTAAGGGTCCATTACCAGTCACAGTGAATGCATTCTGGAGAATGGTCTGGGAGAAGAATGTCTACACCATAGTGATGCTGACCAAATGCAATGAGTTGGGACAA GTGAAATGTGAGAAGTACTGGCCATCTAACACTAAACATTATCATAACATCTCTGTGACAACCACCTCAGAGATAGAACTGGAGAGTTGGACCATAAGAGAATTTagaatcaaaaat GTGAAAACAGCAGAATCTCGCTACATACGCCAGTTCCACTTTATGGCATGGCCGGATCATGGAGTTCCACAGACCACTGACATCCTCATTGACTTCAGACACCTGGTAAGAGGAAACATGGAGCAGTACTCATGTCACTCTCCAACTGTGGTGCACTCCAG TGCCGGTGTGGGAAAAACGGGGACCTTCATTGCCATTGACCACCTGATCTTCCAGATTGAAAAAGACAGCATGGTGGACATCTACGGAATTGTTAATGATATGCGCATGCACAGGCCTCTCATGGTGCAGACTGAG AAGCAATATGTTTACCTCCACCAGTGTGCATATGACATAATTCTATCAAGAACTGGAACCAATGTGGACTTAATTTACCAGAACGTAGCAGCACTTAGCATCTATCAGAATATAAACTATCAGAGATTGTAA